A single Camelus ferus isolate YT-003-E chromosome 3, BCGSAC_Cfer_1.0, whole genome shotgun sequence DNA region contains:
- the EMB gene encoding embigin isoform X1, whose product MAKYSNLSLESHNISLTEHSNMPVEKNITLERPSNIKLICQFTTSGDLNSVNVTWRKDDEILETNYLNATGSILYTQYMFTIVNSKQMGSYSCVFGEKKEQRGTFNFKVPELHGKNKPLINYVGDSVVLKCKCQDCFPLNWTWYSSNGSVQVPVDVQMNDKYVINGKNANETRLKIMQLSEEDRGSYWCHAIFQLGESEEHIELVVLSYLVPLKAFLAIAAEVVLLVAIILLCEMYTQKKKEHSDDGKEFEQIEQLKLDDSNGIENNAPRHRKNEAVGQ is encoded by the exons ATGGCAAAATATTCTAACCTTTCTTTGGAGAGTCATAACATATCACTGACTG AACATTCTAATATGCCAGTAGAAAAAAATATCACTTTAGAAAGACCTTCTAATATAAAACTCATCTGCCAATTCACAACATCTGGGGATTTGAATTCAGTAAATGTAACTTGGAGAAAAGATGATGAAATACTTGAGACTAATTATCTTAATGCAACAGGAAGCATCCTGTATACCCAATACAT GTTCACCATCGTTAATAGCAAACAAATGGGAAGTTACTCTTGTGTctttggagagaaaaaggaacaaaggggCACATTTAATTTCAAAG TCCCTGAACTTCATGGAAAAAACAAACCATTGATCAATTATGTGGGGGATTCAGTTGTCTTGAAGTGTAAATGTCaagattgttttcctttaaattggACTTGGTACAGTAGTAATGGGAGTGTACAG GTTCCTGTTGATGTTCAAATGAATGATAAGTATGTGATCAATGGAAAAAATGCTAATGAAACAAGGCTCAAGATAATGCAACTTTCAGAAGAAGATCGGGGGTCTTACTGGTGCCATGCAATATTCCAATTAGGGGAGAGTGAAGAACACATTGAACTTGTCGTGCTGAGTTATCTTGTGCCCCTCAAAGCATTTCTTGCAATAGCTGCTGAGGTGGTTCTTTTAGTGGCTATTATTCTGCTTTGTGAAATGTACACCCAAAAGAAAAAGGAGCACTCAG ATGATGGGAAAGAATTTGAACAAATTGAACAGct GAAATTAGATGACAGCAATGGTATAGAAAATAATGCTCCCAGGCACAGAAAAAAT GAAGCTGTGGGCCAATGA